In Balaenoptera ricei isolate mBalRic1 chromosome 4, mBalRic1.hap2, whole genome shotgun sequence, the following are encoded in one genomic region:
- the CLDN8 gene encoding claudin-8 — MATYALQIAGLVLGGVGMVGTVAVTVMPQWRVSAFIGSNIVVFENLWEGLWMNCMRHANIRMQCKIYDSLLALSPDLQASRGLMCAASALSFLAFMTAVLGMKCTRCTGDDEKVKGYILLTAGVVFIVTGLVVLVPVSWVANSIIRDFYNPIVDIAQKRELGEALYVGWTTALVLIAGGALFCCVSCCNEKSSSYRYSIPSHRTTQKSYHMEKKSPSVYSRSQYV, encoded by the coding sequence ATGGCTACCTATGCCCTGCAAATCGCCGGACTGGTGCTTGGTGGTGTTGGAATGGTGGGCACAGTGGCTGTCACCGTCATGCCTCAGTGGAGAGTGTCTGCCTTCATTGGAAGCAACATTGTGGTTTTTGAAAACCTCTGGGAAGGACTGTGGATGAATTGCATGAGGCACGCTAATATCAGAATGCAGTGCAAAATCTACGATTCCCTGCTGGCTCTCTCTCCGGACCTACAGGCATCCAGAGGACTGATGTGTGCTGCCTCTGCGCTGTCCTTCCTGGCGTTCATGACGGCAGTCCTCGGCATGAAGTGCACCAGATGCACCGGGGACGATGAGAAGGTGAAGGGTTACATCCTGCTAACGGCTGGAGTAGTGTTCATCGTCACTGGCCTTGTGGTGCTCGTCCCTGTGAGCTGGGTTGCCAATTCCATCATCAGAGACTTCTACAACCCAATAGTGGATATTGCCCAAAAACGTGAGCTGGGAGAAGCCCTCTACGTAGGCTGGACCACGGCGCTGGTGCTGATCGCTGGAGGGGCACTGTTCTGTTGTGTTTCTTGTTGCAATGAAAAGAGCAGTAGCTACAGATATTCCATACCTTCCCACCGAACGACCCAGAAAAGCTATCACATGGAAAAGAAGTCACCGAGTGTGTACTCCAGAAGTCAGTATGTGTag